The nucleotide window AAAATCACATTCGGTCAAAATATTCCGTTTGAGTTTTTCGAGTGCGATTCTGATTAGATACTCAACTCCGATTTGTTGAGAAATCAGAAGCCTTATTTGTTCGTTAGTCAATTCCGCAATACTTATTTTCCGAAAATGATAGCATTTTTCAACCATATCAGTCGGAAATTCGGAAGGGTTGTTCCAAATATTTTTTTCTAATTGTTCGATTGATTTTGTTTCCATTCTCGGTTTTTTCAGCTTGTTGCCAACGTTGTTGTATATGGTTTGTTGCGTGTTTTAAGCAACTAATTTAGTAAATAATTACGGACAAAGAAAGTCCGAGAGGACTTTCGCAAGTAGGCAAGAAGCCAGCAATAAATTATATACGGTGTTGCCAACAGTATTTATTTTTTCCATTCTGTTTCTTTTCCTATTTCTATTAATTTACTATAAACTGCCATTAACCCAAAAGTACCAATCATACCATAATCTCTTATTTTTTTTATGCTATTGTCATTGAAATGAATAGTCAAAGTACTAGTTTGATCATCTGACCAAGCAACAGAATAGTTATCTTTTAGTTTTTTAACTTCAATAAATTCCAGTAATTCCTGTATTTGATTAAATAATTTAATTGGTATTTTTCTTTCAGACTTTCCTTTGTGCTTTATATACGCTTGTCCATTAAATTCGGCTTTTCCTTTATAATTTATTTTTAAGTTAAATACAGGACAAGTTCCATAACAGCCACTAGTTTGAAATTCAATTCCTTTGATTTTATAATTTGCAGGTTTTTTATTAAGCTCTATAAATTCCTGAAACTTAAAAATTAACGTATCCTTTATAATTAATTCTTTAGATTCCATTAATCCTACTTGCTCTTGTTTTTTAATATAAATTTTTAAATAATTTAAATCACCTTTTTTGATTGGTTTAAACAATTCACAATTATCAAAAACATTCTTTGAAAGCGTATAAGTCTTGAAGCTATTATTTCCATTATCTACGATTGCGTAGCTGTAAAGAGTTGTTCCCCAATAGGCAGTTAAAATCAAATCGGTTAATCCGTCATTTGTTATGTCAATTTTTTCCCAATTTTTCATTCCTAGTAAATCATATTCATCTTTACAGGAAACTTTCTCTTTCACTTTTTCTGTTGATATTATTTTGAATTCAGACCATTCAAATTTGGTGAATTTTGGATATATCTTTTTCGCAAATTCTTCCACGTCTTTTGAGTTGTTCAAACTGTCAATTTGATTAGCAAACAAGAATGTTGAAGTAAAAATGAATATTATTAGAAGTACTTTTTTCATATTGTTGGCAACGTGTTCGTGTATGGTTAGTTGTGTTGGCAAGAACTAAGTTAACAAAAGAAAACGAACCAGAGGAAAATCCGTAGGATTTTCCGAGTACACACAGAACCAGCAATTGATTATACACGTTGTTGGCAATAGTTAACTAATAAATATCCCTTTTGAGTGCCTCTAGGCAATTACAGTAATAGAAATATTATACATTTCAATAATGTGCCATACTACAAAACTGATTACACCTAAATAGAAAAGTATTTCTTGAATATATAAATGCTTTTCATACTTCTGATTAATTCTTTCTATATCCTTCATTGTCAATTCTGCTGCATATTCTTGATGAGCTTTTGATTTATTGAAGTCATCAACTTTACCATCCAATATATCTAAGTACAGATTATTTCCATAAAGAAGATTTAACCTGCTTTTTACAAAAGCAAATCCAATATAAACACTAACACTCCATAATAACAATGCGATCCCAAGAGGAATATGCGAATAATCTAATGATTGTCCTGATGTCTGAACAATGGAAAAGCCAATCGCAGCAACACATAAGGCTATTATGTAATAAACAAACTTTGAAGTTTGTGCACGATGTTCTTTTTTTATCTCTTCTCTATCAGCCATTATTTTGATTTTTATAGAATTCTCTTTTTGATTTATCTAAATCAATTTCCGTTCTGACTTTCATTAAGTCAGCCATTGTATTAATGAAATACATTAATAGTTTTAAAAAATTTAGAAACGATTCTATAGCTTTTATGGAATCAGTTTTGTTTAATTTTTTTACAAGCTCATAATATTCTGTAAAATTTTTATCAAAATGCCCCGCAGTTTTGTTTCTAATAGGTCCAATCTCTGTTTTGTGATTATATTTGGATTTGTATTCTTTTAGAAAGCTATTCAATTTTTTATAATCA belongs to Polaribacter dokdonensis and includes:
- a CDS encoding DUF6438 domain-containing protein — its product is MKKVLLIIFIFTSTFLFANQIDSLNNSKDVEEFAKKIYPKFTKFEWSEFKIISTEKVKEKVSCKDEYDLLGMKNWEKIDITNDGLTDLILTAYWGTTLYSYAIVDNGNNSFKTYTLSKNVFDNCELFKPIKKGDLNYLKIYIKKQEQVGLMESKELIIKDTLIFKFQEFIELNKKPANYKIKGIEFQTSGCYGTCPVFNLKINYKGKAEFNGQAYIKHKGKSERKIPIKLFNQIQELLEFIEVKKLKDNYSVAWSDDQTSTLTIHFNDNSIKKIRDYGMIGTFGLMAVYSKLIEIGKETEWKK
- a CDS encoding contact-dependent growth inhibition system immunity protein; this translates as METKSIEQLEKNIWNNPSEFPTDMVEKCYHFRKISIAELTNEQIRLLISQQIGVEYLIRIALEKLKRNILTECDFYEGDLLVAVSSLPTEFWNENQTEFLTFKNIVEQNSELIKNELGEKKFDRINEKVKAN